GCAGGGCCAGCCTGAACACTGACTGAATAGTCAGTTCAGCCTCCCTTCAGGCGGGTTCGTTACATTCGCCGCATGTCTGTTTCGCGAATCGCTCCCGCCCCATTGCAGCGGGTGGGTACTTCTGACTCCAAAACGCCACACTCGCCTGCCTCCGGCGGCCCGTGGGTGCGCTTCAATCTGTGGCTGGAGCGGCCGCGTTCGGCCGCCGTGGTCGTCCTGTGGCTCAGCCTCTACCTCGTCCTGACCACCAACTGGCCGCTGTGGAACGAGTTGGCCCGCATCGGCGGCGCGCCGAGCACCTACATGTCGACCATCGTGGTCATGAGCCTGCTCACGCTGTGCGGCTCGGCGGCCATGCTGTCGCTCACAGCCTGGTCGCGATGGATGAAGCCGCTGTGGCTCGCCGTGGTCGTGCTGGCCGCGGTGGTGCAGCACTACATGCTCGAGTACCGCGTGGTGATGGACCCGACCATGATCGCCAACGCGTTGCAGACCGACCCGAACGAGGCACGCGACCTGTTGAGCTGGCGCATGGCCTTCAACGTGGGTGTGGTGGTTCTGCCCGCGGCCTGGTTGCTGTGGCGGGTGCGCGTTGCGCCGATGGGCATTCTGTCGAAGCTCTGGCGCAACATGGCGCTGCTGCTGCTGTCGGTGGTCGTGGCGCTGGGTGCGGCTGTGTCCATGAACCGCGAGCTGGCGCCGCTGATGCGCAACAACGTTCATCTGCGCTACATGATGAACCCCATCGCGACCCTCTATTCCACGGGTTCGCTGCTCATCAAGCCACTGTTCAAGCGCAGCGGCAAGCTGATTCCGGTCACCGCCGGCACGGCGCTGGGCGCGAGCTATGCGGCCCAGACCAAGCCGCCGCTGTTCGTGGTGGTGGTGGGCGAGACGGCGCGCGCCGACCATTTCGCCCTCAACGGCTATGCGCGCGACACTACGCCCGAGCTGGCCAAGCGTGGTGTGCTGAGCTACCGCGACGTGCATTCCTGCGGCACCAACACGCTGGCCTCGGTGCCGTGCATGTTCTCGCCGCTGGGCAAGCAGGGCTACGAATCGCGCAAGGACGACTACGAGAACCTGGTCGACGTGCTGCAGGCCGCCGGGCTGGCTGTGTTCTGGCTCGACAACCAGGCCGGCTGCAAGGACGTCTGCACCCGCGTGCCGAACGCTTCGGCCTTCGACGGCCTCGATGCCGCCACGAAGAAGGCGCTGTGCGACGGCGACGAATGCCTCGACGACGTGATGCTCAAGGGCCTGGACGAGCGCATCGCCGCGTTGCCGGCCGAGCGCCGCGCCAAGGGCATCGTGCTGGTGATGCATCAGATGGGCAGCCACGGCCCGGCCTACTACAAGCGCTCGGCACCCGACGTGAAGCGCTTCCAGCCCGAGTGCAAGACCAATGCGCTGGCCGAGTGCGGCCACGCCGAGCTGATGAACGTGTACGACAACTCGATCGTGCAGACCGACCGCTTCCTCGGCCAGACCATCGACTGGCTCAAGGCGCAATCGAAGCAATACGACCCGGCGATGCTGTACGTAAGCGACCACGGCGAATCGCTCGGCGAATACGGCCTGTTCCTGCACGGAGTGCCCTACAGCTTCGCGCCCGAGGCGCAGAAGCACGTGCCCATGGTCACGTGGTTCAGCGAAGGCATGAGCGAGCGGCGCAAGCTCTCGCGCTCGTGCATGGAGGCGGGGCTCGATGCGCCGCTCACGCACGACAACCTGTACCACACGGTGCTTGGCGTGATGGATGTGACCACGCCCACCTACAAGCCGGCACTGGACGCCCTCGCATCCTGCCGCGCGAAGGCCTGAGCGGGCCCGGCTACTTCTTCTCGCGGGGCAGTCGCCCCATGAGGAAGAACTCGTTGTTCGGCTGCATGCCGCTGAAGCTGGCCAGGCGGTTGCTCAGGCCGAAGAAGGCGGTGATGGCTGCGATGTCCCAGATGTCCTCGTCGTCGAAGCCATGTGCGTGCAGCGGCGGAAAGTCGCTGTCGTCGATCTCGTGCGAGCGGTCGCAGACCTTCATCGCAAAGTCGAGCATCGCGCGCTGGCGCGGCGTAATGTCGGCCTTGCGGTAGTTCACCGCCACCTGGTCGGCCACCAGCGGCTTTTTCTCGTAGATGCGCAGCAGCGCGCCGTGCGCCACCACGCAGTACAAGCACTGGTTGGCCGCGCTGGTGGTGGTGACGATCATCTCGCGATCGCCCTTGGTGAGCGAGCCTTCTTCCTTGAGCATGAGCGCGTCGTGGTACGCGAAGAACGCGCGCCACTCGGCGGGGCGGCGCGCGAGGCCGAGGAACACATTGGGCACGAAGCCGGCCTTTTCCTGCACGGCGAGGATCGCGATGCGGATGTCCTCGGGCAGGTCTTTCAGTTCGGCAAGAGGGTAGCGGGCCGTTGTCATGTTGTCTCCTGGTGTTCGATGCCAGGATCATAGGCAACCGCCCGCGGTGCGCCGCGTTTACTTCAGGGCCTTGCCTTGCGTTGCTCCGAGTGGCGTATGCAGCTGCGAGCTCACCCACGAGCCCGTGTTGTCGTCTCGCCCCTGCAGCAGGTAGCGCGTGTCGGCCTTGCCATAGTTCTGCACCGCCATGGCCGAAAACTTGCCGATGTCGGTCTTCGGATCGCGCAGGCGGTTGACGATCAGCACTTTCTTCGTGTCGGCAAAGTCGGCCATCATGTTCTGGTCGCCTTCGCTGTCGCCGGCCACGAAGCTCGGGCCGTAGCCGTACTTGCTGACCAGGAAGCGCTGGATGTTCTTCGTCTTGCCCGGGCCCTGCGTCTGGTCGTAGCCGCGGCGGAACTCGGGCTGGATCATGCCGTTGGAATCGCGCTCCAGCTCCATCGCGAGCACGCGCTCAGGTGGGTTGTTGTAGCCGAAAGCGGGGTTCGACGAAATTTCCTTGATCACATCGACGAACGACGCCGAGCATACCCACACGTCGAAGCCCGCGTTGCGGAAGGCGGCGTACAGCTCCTGCATTTCGGGCTGCAGGCGCAGGCCGTTCTTCCAGCTCACCGAGACCACGCCCGCGCGGCCCGGCAGTGCCGTGGGCGAAGTCCACTTGACCTTGGCGACCGGCTCCTTCAGCTGCCACGCCACCGTGTCGGCCGTGAGCTTGCGCACCTGCGCCTCGGTCATGCCGGCGAAGAGATACGTCACCCACGGGTAGGCCGTGTCGTGGTCGAAGGTGTCGCCAATGGCTTCGTAGAGATAGCGCACCTTGGTGGTGAATGCACCGTAGTGCGGGCTCAGTGCCACCACGGCCAGCGACTGGTCGCCCTTCAGGCCCCTGTAGTTCTGGTAGAGCCATGTGTAGCTCGCGACGATGTCGGGCACCAGGCGGTCGATGTTCACCGGCTGGCCGGCTGCGTTGTTGTACGCGGGCAGGAAGTCTTTCTTCGGGATGTTCTTGCGCAGCGCCACTTCGAGCTGCGCGGGCGTGGCGCCGAAGACGAGGTTCTCGAGTTGGTAGATGAGCGAGGCCTCTTCGATGTCGAGGAAGACGCTGGTGTTGTCCCAGTCGAACACCACGTACGGCGGCTTTGCGGCGTTGTAGCCCGGGCTGCCCTTGCCGAGGCTGGCGATCAGGCCCTCGATCTGCGCGCGGTTGAAGGCGTCCCAGTGGCCGGGCGAAAGGGCCGGCCCCGTGGAAGACGAGAGGCTGGCACAGCCGGCCGCAGCCATCGCAGCGGCAATTGGCGAGAGAAGAAGGAGGCGACGTTGCATTGCTTTTTTCCTGTTTGAGTGCATGCGTTGGACAAAAAAAGACGATGACGAGCGTACGAAGCGCTCGTGACAGTTCTGGCGTTGCCGCTTGTGGGTTGTGCTCAGCGCGCGAGCGATGGCGCCTGGCGCTGTTCAAGCACCGCGAGATCGCTCTCGTCCTTGAGCCCGATGCCGGTCAGTCCCCTGCGCAGGGACTCTCGCATCAGCCATGCCAGCTTGAACGCGGCCACTTCGTAGGGCAGGCCTTCGGGGCGCACGTTCGAGATGCAGTTGCGCTCGGCGTCGTGCCGGCCGCGCTTGGGCGAATGGGTCAGGTAGATGCCGAGGCTGTCGGGCGAGCTGAGGCCGGGCCGCTCCCCGATCAGCATGACCGAGAGCGCCGCACCGAACAGTTCGCCCACCTCGTCGGCCAGCGCGACGCGCGCCTGCGTGGCGATGACCACGGGTGCGAAGCTCGTGTCGGGCGGCAGGTGCGATCGCAATGCCGCGAGCAGTGGCACCGTATGACGGGCTGCCGCGAGCGAGGAGAGCCCGTCGCCGACCACCACGCAGACATCGCAGCCGTAGCGCCGGTCGCCGAGCAGGCGCGTGGCTGCGTCTTCATCGAGCTGGCGGCCGAGATCGGGCCGGCGCAGGTATTCGGTGCGATCCGCGGCGCGGCTGCGTGCGCGCGCCACTTCCCAGCGCTGCGCGGTCAATGCGGCTTCGAGCGCATCGACGTCGAGCGCGGCATGAATTGCGTCGCGCGCCATCGCATGCGCCCATCCGAAGCGCAGTGTCTCGTCGGTCGGCATGCCGGCGCCTGCGCGGCCCAGTGCCAGCCGGGCGGGCGTGGCCGAGCGCCATTGCGCCCAGGGGTTGGGGGTGACCGGTGAATCGCTCATGACGCGAGTGCGGACAGCCCGCTCATGTCGGCCAGCAGCCGGTTGGAAGAGGGCGGCGCCAGCTGGCCGGCCGCATTGGTGATCTGCATGCGCTGCAGCCATGCCTCGAACTCCGGCGCGCGCTTCAGGCCCAGCGTTTCGCGCAGGAACAGCGCGTCGTGGAAAGAAGTGCTCTGGTAGTTGAGCATCACGTCGTCCGCACCCGGGATGCCCATGATGAAGTTGATGCCCGACGTGCCCAGCAGCACGAGCAGCGTGTCCATGTCGTCCTGGTCGGCCTCGGCGTGGTTGGTGTAGCAGATGTCGCAGCCGATGGGCAGGCCCAGCAGCTTGCCGCAGAAGTGATCCTCGAGCCCGGCGCGAATGATCTGCTTGCCGTCGTACAGATACTCCGGCCCGATGAAGCCGACGACAGTGTTGATGAGAAAGGGCTTGTAGCGCCGCGCCAGCGCATAGGCGCGCGCCTCGCAGGTCTGCTGGTCGACGCCGAAGTTGGCGTTGGCCGAGAGCGCGCTGCCCTGGCCGGTCTCGAAGTACATGACGTTGTCGCCGATGGTGCCGCGCTTGAGCGACAGCGCCGCCGCATAGGCCTCGTCGAGCAGTTCGGGCGTCACGCCGAAGGAGAGGTTCGCCCTCTCGGTGCCCGCGATCGACTGGAACACCAGGTCCACCGGTGCACCGGCCTCGGCCAGCTTGAGCGTGTTGGTCACGTGCGTGAGCACGCAGCTTTGCGTGGGAATCTCGAAGCGCTGGATCACCTCGTCGAGCATGTGCAGCAACTGGCCCAGCACGGGCATGCTGTCCGAAGCCGGGTTGAGGCCGATCACCGCATCGCCCGCACCGTAGAGCAGGCCGTCGAGCGTGGAGGCGGCCACGCCGCGCAGGTCGTCGGTCGGGTGGTTGGGCTGCAGGCGCACGGCCAGGTGGCCGGGCAGGCCGATGGTGTCGCGAAAGCGCGTGACCACGCTGCACTTTTTTGCGATCGACACCAGGTCCTGGTTGCGCATGATCTTGGACACGGCCGCCACCATCTCGGGCGTCAGGCCCGGCGCCAATGCGGTGAGCGTGGCGGTGGTGGCCGCTTCGGACAGCAGCCAGTTGCGGAAGTCGCCGACCGTGAGGTGCGACACCGGCGCGAAGGCCTGCGCGTCGTGGCTGTCGATGATGAGGCGCGTGATGTTGTCGCTCTCGTACGGAATCAGCGCTTCGGTGAGGAACTGCTTGAGCGGCGTGTCGGCCAGCACATGGCGCGCGGCCATGCGCTGCTGCGCGGTGGCCGCGCCGACGCCCGCGAGGTAGTCTCCCGAGCGCGCGGGGCTTGCGAAGGCCATGACCTGCCGCAGGTCTTCGAAGGCGAAGACCTGGTCGGCGATGGTGGTGCGATACAGCATCTTTCTTCGGGTGTCAGGTGTCAGGCGGAAGTGGTCGAAGAAGACAGCATCTCGTCGGGCGCAGCCGCCTTGCGCTGCGCCGATGTCAGCAGGAAGTAGCCGTACGCCGCGGCCATCAGCACGATGAACAGCAGCGTGAGCATGCCGTTGAACCACACCATCGCGCCCAGGCACACCACGCCGAGCCCGAGCGCGATGGCCGGGAACACAGGGTAGAAGGGCGCGCGGTAGGTGCGCAGCAGGTTCGGTTCAGTGCGGCGCAGCTTGAACAGCGCAGCCATCGAAATCAGATACATCACGATGGCGCCGAGCACGGCCATGGTCACGATGTTGGCGGTGAGCGTCTGGCCGCCGAACTGCACCCACTCGTCGCTGAAGATGGCAATGACGCCGATCACGCCGCCGGCCAGCAGCGCGCGGTGCGGCGTGTCGAAGCGCGGGCTCAGACCGGCGAAGTAGCGCGGCAGGTAGCCCGCGCGCGCCAGCGCGAAGATCTGGCGCGAGTAGCCCATGATGATTCCGTGGAACGAAGCGATCAGCCCGAACAGGCCGATCCACACCAGCATGTGCAGCCAGCCGCTGTTGTCGCCCACAACGGCCTTCATGGCCTGCGGCAGCGGGTCGTTGATGTTGGCGAGCTTGCGCCAGTCGCCCACGCCGCCCGCGAAAATCATCACGCCGAAGGCCAGCACCACCAGCGTGACGATGCCCGTGGTGTAGGCAATGGGAATGGTGCGGTGCGGGTCGCGCGCCTCTTC
This is a stretch of genomic DNA from Variovorax paradoxus. It encodes these proteins:
- a CDS encoding phosphoethanolamine transferase, with the translated sequence MSVSRIAPAPLQRVGTSDSKTPHSPASGGPWVRFNLWLERPRSAAVVVLWLSLYLVLTTNWPLWNELARIGGAPSTYMSTIVVMSLLTLCGSAAMLSLTAWSRWMKPLWLAVVVLAAVVQHYMLEYRVVMDPTMIANALQTDPNEARDLLSWRMAFNVGVVVLPAAWLLWRVRVAPMGILSKLWRNMALLLLSVVVALGAAVSMNRELAPLMRNNVHLRYMMNPIATLYSTGSLLIKPLFKRSGKLIPVTAGTALGASYAAQTKPPLFVVVVGETARADHFALNGYARDTTPELAKRGVLSYRDVHSCGTNTLASVPCMFSPLGKQGYESRKDDYENLVDVLQAAGLAVFWLDNQAGCKDVCTRVPNASAFDGLDAATKKALCDGDECLDDVMLKGLDERIAALPAERRAKGIVLVMHQMGSHGPAYYKRSAPDVKRFQPECKTNALAECGHAELMNVYDNSIVQTDRFLGQTIDWLKAQSKQYDPAMLYVSDHGESLGEYGLFLHGVPYSFAPEAQKHVPMVTWFSEGMSERRKLSRSCMEAGLDAPLTHDNLYHTVLGVMDVTTPTYKPALDALASCRAKA
- a CDS encoding peroxidase-related enzyme (This protein belongs to a clade of uncharacterized proteins related to peroxidases such as the alkylhydroperoxidase AhpD.); this translates as MTTARYPLAELKDLPEDIRIAILAVQEKAGFVPNVFLGLARRPAEWRAFFAYHDALMLKEEGSLTKGDREMIVTTTSAANQCLYCVVAHGALLRIYEKKPLVADQVAVNYRKADITPRQRAMLDFAMKVCDRSHEIDDSDFPPLHAHGFDDEDIWDIAAITAFFGLSNRLASFSGMQPNNEFFLMGRLPREKK
- a CDS encoding HAD family hydrolase, producing MQRRLLLLSPIAAAMAAAGCASLSSSTGPALSPGHWDAFNRAQIEGLIASLGKGSPGYNAAKPPYVVFDWDNTSVFLDIEEASLIYQLENLVFGATPAQLEVALRKNIPKKDFLPAYNNAAGQPVNIDRLVPDIVASYTWLYQNYRGLKGDQSLAVVALSPHYGAFTTKVRYLYEAIGDTFDHDTAYPWVTYLFAGMTEAQVRKLTADTVAWQLKEPVAKVKWTSPTALPGRAGVVSVSWKNGLRLQPEMQELYAAFRNAGFDVWVCSASFVDVIKEISSNPAFGYNNPPERVLAMELERDSNGMIQPEFRRGYDQTQGPGKTKNIQRFLVSKYGYGPSFVAGDSEGDQNMMADFADTKKVLIVNRLRDPKTDIGKFSAMAVQNYGKADTRYLLQGRDDNTGSWVSSQLHTPLGATQGKALK
- the eutC gene encoding ethanolamine ammonia-lyase subunit EutC; the encoded protein is MSDSPVTPNPWAQWRSATPARLALGRAGAGMPTDETLRFGWAHAMARDAIHAALDVDALEAALTAQRWEVARARSRAADRTEYLRRPDLGRQLDEDAATRLLGDRRYGCDVCVVVGDGLSSLAAARHTVPLLAALRSHLPPDTSFAPVVIATQARVALADEVGELFGAALSVMLIGERPGLSSPDSLGIYLTHSPKRGRHDAERNCISNVRPEGLPYEVAAFKLAWLMRESLRRGLTGIGLKDESDLAVLEQRQAPSLAR
- a CDS encoding ethanolamine ammonia-lyase subunit EutB; translation: MLYRTTIADQVFAFEDLRQVMAFASPARSGDYLAGVGAATAQQRMAARHVLADTPLKQFLTEALIPYESDNITRLIIDSHDAQAFAPVSHLTVGDFRNWLLSEAATTATLTALAPGLTPEMVAAVSKIMRNQDLVSIAKKCSVVTRFRDTIGLPGHLAVRLQPNHPTDDLRGVAASTLDGLLYGAGDAVIGLNPASDSMPVLGQLLHMLDEVIQRFEIPTQSCVLTHVTNTLKLAEAGAPVDLVFQSIAGTERANLSFGVTPELLDEAYAAALSLKRGTIGDNVMYFETGQGSALSANANFGVDQQTCEARAYALARRYKPFLINTVVGFIGPEYLYDGKQIIRAGLEDHFCGKLLGLPIGCDICYTNHAEADQDDMDTLLVLLGTSGINFIMGIPGADDVMLNYQSTSFHDALFLRETLGLKRAPEFEAWLQRMQITNAAGQLAPPSSNRLLADMSGLSALAS
- the eat gene encoding ethanolamine permease, with the protein product MNSTEASTGAAAPAHTGTGHLKKVLGPVQLWGIAVGLVISGEYFGWSYGWNTAGTLGFLVATVLVATMYTTFIFSFTELSTAIPHAGGPFAYARRAFGPNGGFVAGFATLIEFVFAPPAIALAIGAYLNVQFPGINPKWFALGAYVIFIALNWVGVGIAAAFELFVTVLAIVELLVFMGVVTPGWTMANFVANGWAGGSVLNGAAISGIFASIPFAIWFFLAIEGAAMAAEEARDPHRTIPIAYTTGIVTLVVLAFGVMIFAGGVGDWRKLANINDPLPQAMKAVVGDNSGWLHMLVWIGLFGLIASFHGIIMGYSRQIFALARAGYLPRYFAGLSPRFDTPHRALLAGGVIGVIAIFSDEWVQFGGQTLTANIVTMAVLGAIVMYLISMAALFKLRRTEPNLLRTYRAPFYPVFPAIALGLGVVCLGAMVWFNGMLTLLFIVLMAAAYGYFLLTSAQRKAAAPDEMLSSSTTSA